The genomic stretch AACAAAAGAGAGAACTAATTAACAAGAATAACAAACAAAAACTTAACTGGAGTGATAAAAATTGGAAGAGAAAGGACTATGATGCATACCTCTACAAGACCACTGTGAACAACTTCTACTGAAAGGAAGGTGCGTGTGCGATCATCATTAACAAAAACCTCCCAGTTGTGAAAGTCAATCCAATAACTCCTTCGAAGTGACAAGTTAAAGGCAAAAATGAGGTAAGAGGTTGATAACAAaaaaattgttctatttttcataactgaacaaaatatgaataaaaactGACTTTTGTTGAGTTTGAAGCTTCTGTCTTAACATTGAGACCACTGAGTCAATCTGATGTACTCGTATTGGAACAGTTCTTCCCAAACTTATGTGAAACTCTCTTCCTAATGCAACTTGCTCGAGTTTCTCGTCATTTTTGCAGAGGACGTTAAGTGGGacatcaacatcaacaacatgaagACTTGGTTCCTGAGATGAGATTTTCTTCAAGAAAGCAGATATATCTTTTTTTGAAGGAGATGGAATATTAACTGAAACAGAACAATTGCAGTCTGAGTCTAGAGTCACTGCATCTTAAAGCTTGATCACTTTTTAACAAATTATATAGAATTATTAAGTCTGCTCAAGTGATATGAAGAAACATGGATATACAAGTATGACATCAAAAGTTAAATAGTCTTGCAAGCTGTGGCTAAACATGACCTAATCGTTTGGAGGGACAAAACCTTTCAAATCAATTAACGAGAAAATCCCGTTGAACATCAACAAATTCATCACATGAAAATCTCAAAAAGGtgtatttttaaatttaagaATATCAACTTCTGAATTTCTAGATCATTATAAGCTATGTTGTTAATAGCGGCCGCTACGGCCGATATCGCGGAGCGGAGCGGATTTTCCGGCCAGGCCGCTTCCGGTGTTACCGGTACAGCGCGACATGAAGAAGCGGCTTGAGCGGCCGCGAAAGTGGGTCTCGGAGCGGTTCGGATGCGGCCCGATCCGGCCGCTTTTCCCGTTTTCGCAAAAAAAAACCCTAAGTTTTGGTATTGGGCCGGGTCGGGTCGGGTACAAAATAGGTTTAAAACGTTAAAAAAACCCTAAATTCTGTGTCGCTCTCAATCACAGTTCACACGCCTCTCTCCTTCTCCTTCgcacatcatcatcatctcccCGCAGCTCTCCATCGCACATCATCTCCATCTTTCTTCTCTCCATCCCACATCATCAACTCTGCTTCAGCCATGTCAACTCCTCCTCCTACTAATTCTACTCAACCATCATCATCCAAGAAGAATACAAAAGGAAGGCAAACAAACTTGAAGGCAAGCATAGTTCGTTTCTTTTATCGGAATGGAATTGATTTGGACGTTGCAAATTCAAGAAGTTTCAAAATGATGGTTGAAGCTATTGGTTTGTATGGTGCAGATTTGAAGTACAATCAAATGTTGAAAGACTTGGTTATAAAGTATAATCAAACTTTGAAAGAGCGATTTGAAAGTGATGTTTTGATTGATCCTTTGGTCATGGATGGTGATATTGATACCAATAACCCATGGTTGTgtggagatgaagatgaagaggatgaagatgaagaggatgaagatgattAAGTTATAGATGCTTAAGTGTTagttttcttgaattttattgttatttggaaGTATGTTTGAATGTTTTGCTTAAGACTTATGCTAATATGTATTTGGAAGTATTTAATTTCTAAGACTtaatgaaatttgttttttttggatatttGCTAGTTATGTTTTCAGCATGTAAGTGTCAttataatttttagtttttaGTGTCCGCGTCGTTGAAATAGCGCCCGCTCCGCTCCCCGCTTCCGCGCCGCTCCCATTTTTGGGTTGACCGCGCCGCGCCGCTTTCCGAGATTAACAACATAGATTATAAGTATTGACAGCAACAAGTAATAAGGTACTCAGCTCCTTCGTTCTTAAGTTGAAGCACTTTGATAATGGCATTATAAAGTCTTGTAGGGATGGAAAAAATGAGATGAAGAAAATATTGACAGTATACataagagaaaaaacaaaagagaaaattagAAGTTTGGAAGGAAGTTAGAAGTTTAGAGGATTTAGCCCAGAAAGGAGGTTATATAACAGAAAAGTAGAGGTTAGAAGTTAGAACGGAAGTTAAAAGTTTGGAGAAAGGGGGAATTGATTAAGTTAAGAATGTCAATGATTATAGATAGTTAGATACAAGTGCTGGCTGAGTCATCTAAGCCATTTTGGGTGCTTGAGCAGGAAATTGGGGCATTCAGAGTATTGTGGTGCTGCAGTCAAGTTTTAccattacaacaacaacaacaccttaTCCCATTAAGTGAGGTCAGCTACATAATGTTCTTTCCAGGACCATGTTTCTATCAAAATCGTTAATATCGAGATTTTTCTCAATAACTTTTAGAAACAAGTGAAATATTTGAAGAAAAGTAGGTCAAAACACAAATTTGGATGTCTTTTTAGTCAAAAATTAAATTTACACGAACCTTACTTTGATCTCATTCACTTCTTGTTTCTCTTActtcatgagtagctaaactgtGTTAGGGATGAATCTGAATCTAACTTTTTGTAATTTGTTCTTAATTTGAGTTTATACCTTTTAGGTAAGTGAATGTTAATGCTTCCATGACTTTAGCATATATGTAGTTCATATGAATTGAATTCTCATACAATACTCGTTCCAATTGATCAACAAAAGGATTTACCATTTACATTCATTTATGCAACATAGAATTAGACTTGGGAAGTCGATCACCATATTTTCTAATGATCAAGGAATTGATATTAGCAGACATGAGATAGATTTGGATTTCACAAAGAAACAAGCAACATCCAAATTTTATTGACTTTGAGAAATTGTGCTTGAATTGAACTACAATACTTGGGGACAAAACCCTTACTTCCATAGTATTACTTGGAATGATTTGATGCCCCAACCATCTCCAGCAACCTCGGTCTCAACTAACGCCAACTACTAACTCTAGCTTCTTAAATATGTATGTGCTTGGGAATCTGTTTTTTAGATATAAGTTTTAATGAACTTAACTATGCAAATTGATTTTGTTAAAATTGAGGTTGATGTGAAGTGGTTTGTGTTTGAATGTTTGTACTCTAAAAGCAGATTTGATGCAAAATTAATTGCCTGTTTGGTGCCGCGTCCAGACTTGTTTTATCGCATCCCAACActgttttgactgtgatttgctAAAGCTAGAAATTCAAGCTTCTCACTAAACGCACGGCGGCGTTCAAACACTGCCGGACCGTACATAGGCTAAGGGACATTTCAACCTAACACAATTTACTTTTAACCAATTCTTGTAACAACAAGGTCTAAAGGTAAAAAATAATTCGACTTGGGAACATCGAAACATAACCAAAAAGGATTAAAATAAAGTTTGTGATTCAAAACCCACATTTGCTTCACAAATGTGAACTAAAACATGCAATAAATGTCTCAATAGGAACGTATAATGCCAAAGAACAATTGCAGGCCAACTTGAGATCACCCATAATAGCTACATATAAATGATAATTAAACATTAATGTCACCAAGAAAGAAACAGTGGGTGATAATTAAATCATGTCAGACCGTACATTTAAGACAAACGTGATGGGTAATTTCCTAACTAAGTTATATGCTGACATACAGGTCTCCCAATACCAGGTAAATCTTAATGCATGGCATAATCATATGCAGTGCATAGACAAATAAtgcatgataaattaaattaaccaCTGTATGACAGAACAGAAAAGTGTTTTCAAGCACTAAGACAATGTTAACTTACTTGGTATATATACATGTAAGGCATAGTTACCATCAACATGAGGGAAGCTCCTAACTTTATTTGTCTGACGTATCTGCATATCTTGAGGCCCTTCACCATCACAAAAACAAATATTCATCATCAAGAGGCACTAATCATATGCAACTACCACATAAAAAATAAGAGCTAattattcatttgatttccaaatcAAAGAACTTCAAATATAAGAAATAACAGTTTggaaatttaaattctaaaaattaCAAGGTTAAGAAAAATGAGAGTATTATTGCTATTTTCTAATTAATGACCTATCCCACCGTCTACTAGCAGGGGCTCTATATGGACTGGCCCAACACAATCGGTTATTTCTCTTTTCTCCTTACTGTAACAAGTAACAAAAATCAACTTAAAACCCGCCATACCAAGAAAATTTGGAGGATGAAGGAGCTCAACAGGAGGTGGGGGCAAGGGCTGGACACATACTTGGGTTGCTCGGGGCGGCAACGGCGCACGTCCTTCTGAGTAAGCTAAAGTTTGATTCAAAAGGGAAGAAGATTGagagtctgaatcagaatcagaggaTCCATCACCATAACATGCTACTAGTGCCTCCATTTTTCAGTCTCCACTACATAACATACCTAGATCTGAATCTGAAACTGAAATAACATTTACAGTACATcattaaacaaataaacaatactccctccgttcctttttaagtgtcgttttagcaaaaaactcttcaaccaagatagtggattattagagttactttttctattatacccttatttatttttctctttccaaataaatccaATCATAcattctctttttccaataactaattgaaaaatttgaggtggagttattgagaaaataagggtataaatgacaaattataacattaaattataaaacgatacttaaataggaacaagaaaattcttctaaaacgacacttaaaaaggaacggagggagtaaaaaATTGACAATTTTCAACAGTAATCTATTTGTGTAATTGTGTAAATGTGTAGCTAAATTTTCAGAATCCAAAACAAGATTTTTGTAGAATATCATTTTGTCCCTATGAGTACCTATCTATTCATCGTAACGTGTAATGAATGTCCCAGTTTGATTAAAACgaaattacaaatcaaatttaTCTTGCATATGAGATGGTTAATCGCCGCCAATTGGGCGCAATCGCGGCGGAGAGAGAGGGGGGAACGGCCTCTGGCAGCTACAGTGATGCTAGGTGTGGCTTGCTTGAAGAATCACGGTATTCAAGAAGAAGTAAGGGTTTTGTCCCCAAgtattgtacttcaattcaagcaCAATTTCTCAAAGTCAATAAAATTTGGATGTCGCTTGTTTCTTTGTGAAATCCAAATCTACCTCATGGCTGCTAATATCGTTGCTATTGGGCCAAAGTGAGGAGGCCCATTCCAGTTTTCCTTGTTGCACTACACCCTGCGACCCATACACCCCTTTGGCCGGCAGAGTAGTTATTTTTGGGCTTCAGCATTTGAGTCCATTGAGTTTACATCCACGGTAAGACAGAAACAGAACAGAAAAGTGTTTTCAAAGACTAAGACAATGTTATCTTACTTGGTATATATACATGTAAGGCATAG from Vicia villosa cultivar HV-30 ecotype Madison, WI linkage group LG4, Vvil1.0, whole genome shotgun sequence encodes the following:
- the LOC131594797 gene encoding uncharacterized protein LOC131594797 isoform X3: MQIRQTNKVRSFPHVDGNYALHVYIPINIPSPSKKDISAFLKKISSQEPSLHVVDVDVPLNVLCKNDEKLEQVALGREFHISLGRTVPIRVHQIDSVVSMLRQKLQTQQKSYWIDFHNWEVFVNDDRTRTFLSVEVVHSGLVEIQKQIEAVNTIYKLHNLPEFYEDPRPHISLAWSLGDTSDSLKKIVGEEMKKCVTGKSLKKCVFTCKFKDIECKIGNKTYIICKVSGR
- the LOC131594797 gene encoding uncharacterized protein LOC131594797 isoform X2, which translates into the protein MEALVACYGDGSSDSDSDSQSSSLLNQTLAYSEGRAPLPPRATQVCVQPLPPPPVELLHPPNFLGPQDMQIRQTNKVRSFPHVDGNYALHVYIPINIPSPSKKDISAFLKKISSQEPSLHVVDVDVPLNVLCKNDEKLEQVALGREFHISLGRTVPIRVHQIDSVVSMLRQKLQTQQNYWIDFHNWEVFVNDDRTRTFLSVEVVHSGLVEIQKQIEAVNTIYKLHNLPEFYEDPRPHISLAWSLGDTSDSLKKIVGEEMKKCVTGKSLKKCVFTCKFKDIECKIGNKTYIICKVSGR
- the LOC131594797 gene encoding uncharacterized protein LOC131594797 isoform X1, which encodes MEALVACYGDGSSDSDSDSQSSSLLNQTLAYSEGRAPLPPRATQVCVQPLPPPPVELLHPPNFLGPQDMQIRQTNKVRSFPHVDGNYALHVYIPINIPSPSKKDISAFLKKISSQEPSLHVVDVDVPLNVLCKNDEKLEQVALGREFHISLGRTVPIRVHQIDSVVSMLRQKLQTQQKSYWIDFHNWEVFVNDDRTRTFLSVEVVHSGLVEIQKQIEAVNTIYKLHNLPEFYEDPRPHISLAWSLGDTSDSLKKIVGEEMKKCVTGKSLKKCVFTCKFKDIECKIGNKTYIICKVSGR